The Aspergillus flavus chromosome 2, complete sequence region CTGACTAGAACGATTATGTCATCTTCAATTGTATTATTGTATGTTAATTAATTGTTTAGGAAGAGATATATGGGAGTGAGGTAAATAGGATCTTAATCCTACGACCCTATAAGACGGATGACCTAAAACCTgagacaacaaaaaagaagatttatttttatatcaaAAGATCTCAAACAAGTGGAGTGTTttgaatgaaatgaaatgtGGCTTGAGCGACCAAAGAGCGTGCGTGGCTCATGTGGGTTTGACCCGAATAGGCAGAAAAAGGATGTGGCCGTTCTTGGGTGCGATACGACGACGACGTGGTGGTAGTGATAGGAACAATAGAACTCATACTCCACTCCATTCTTGCCCGTCTGTCTCTCGCCCGATTGTTCTCCCCTCTGCGATGCTAGCCGTGGTCCTATGTTCTATGCAGATCATTGAATCCGTCTAATCATCATGGAGTCCCCCTTAACTCAGCAAACTAGACCCGAAACCTTCAAGCCTAAAGTCGTGCAACTATACGAGAACTTATTTCAAGTTCGTCCAGCCACCTAACCTTCTGGGTTAATAAATACTAACTTAATCCTTGTAGACCTCGGACTATAATGAGCCCTCCGAAGGATTTTGGAGGGAATTCTTTTTGCTGCCGCCTGACCGGAGCCAGCTCAGCTCTATTCTAGACCAGCTCAGCCCTGATGAAACGCTCAACTTGCAGGTAACATCCCAACCATGACTTGCGGAAATGCTCTTTCTCTGTGTTAACTTTGCATTAGGTCCAAACCCAGCAGCTTTTTATTCGTGCTATCCGTGAAGCTGCTTCGGGAGCCAGTCCCGTGGACTCGTATGCTCTAGAGGTGCGTATATTCATAGAATCCATTGCTTTGTCCTGCAGCCTCTGAGGAGTGACGTAGACCTTGATGGTCTTTCTAGCCTGtgtcttgaagaagaagtacaCCAACCCTAGTTCGGATGTCATTACAGTTCTTGCCGGTCTCGACCATGTTGACCAAGTTATCTCGAACTTTGTCGCCGTATTGGACGGCATTATTCGCAATGGAAGCAGCTGTGAGTTCCATGGTATCTTCCTGTCATATTGCTGGAACGGGCCCATGCTGACCGTCTCCTCAGTTGATTTGCGCATCAAGGCTATTAAGACAGCTATCGCCATGACTAGTGGCGCATATAAGACTAGTCTGGTTTCGTATTTTACGCATCGCGATTTATTCCCGTCCCTCATGAAGGTTTGGCCTCAATACTCATCTATGACTCTTAGCGTACCCCAGAATGTCTAACTTGTTGTACAGTTCGTCCAAGAATCTGAGACTCCGATCCAAGTATTTgaccctttccttcttctgggaTTGCTAGCGAACTACAACAAATTCGAATTTCAAAACCCTTACCAACTGCGACTTGACGACTTTGTCAACGAGACAAGCATCCAGAAGATTGTCAAAGGAGTCGGTGTCTCATGCGCTGCCGTGAGGAACGGTTATGTTGCTGTGCAGGACGACGCCCCCGAAGGCTGGACGCTGTTCAGCACCTTGGTTTACTTTGGCCTGGGGGCGCTCTCCCCCagcaagaaagacaaagctAGCCCACCGAATGCagaagaagccaaggagaTGTTCGCGACGCTGTAAGACAGGGTGCATCCACAGCATTTGACCAACAACTAATAGAACTAGGCCGGCCCAGCAAGCAGCTATCCTTCTGGCTACTTATGACTTCACAAATGCCAACAAACTTTTTGGCCACAATCTAATCAGCCAAGCCCCAGAGAAGGACAATGAAGAATCGCCATTTGCCAGTTTCCTCTCGCTGACGTCCTATCTGCTGCACCACGCCTACCGCTCTCCAAGGATAGCACACTATGCCGAACTCAACCTCTTCACGCTCCGCATCCTCGCTGAGGACTCCACCCTCTGCAAGCACCTCTGTGGCgaagagaacaaaagaaaaatccgTCTCTGTCGCCAAAGACAACCATATCTACCAGTAGTCACAGGGGACCGCGTCCTTGCAACAGTCATCTTCGACATCATAATCGATACAATCTCCCACAACCTACGACGACGCCTCGACGTCAACATCTACAGGTACATACCAAACTCACTCCCAAACCCACTCCCACATCATACCCTATACTAACCGCACCAACAGCCACTCAATCGCgatcctcctccgcctcctcaCCTACCTATCCATGAACAAAATCCGCCTAGCATACCACTGGTCGGAACTCTGGCGCAATCTTCTCTCGCTGATGCGCTTCCTAACAACCTACGTCTCCGACCTCTCGTCCAACCCTAACATCACCACCCTAACCACAACCCTCGTAGACTTAGTCGCATTCTGCGTCTCCGCAGGCGACACTTTCCTCCCAGATCCTTCCTCCTACGACGACCTTTTCTACAAACTAGTCGAAACAGGACCCATCATCACCAAATACCGCGACGTGTATTCCTTGAAACAATCGAGCTCAAAACCCACAGACCCCAATCCATCCAAAGACGTCCACGTCGCCGCCGTCGACACCCTCATTTCTGTCTCCACCCATTTTTACACCCTACTGTTTAACCCGGAGCAGACTGATGCGAAGCCCGATGCTGACGGCCAGGGTGTGGCGCCTATCCCGGCGCACCGGAAGAAGAACCTCGGTCCCAGGGAGGTGCATCGCATCATCAAGCAGGGGTATGATACATTGAGCATTCAGCCGCCGGAAGGTCTGAGCGCCTGGACTAGGTGGCGCGAGACGGATGCGAAGACGGAGTTGAAGCAGGCTGCCCGGTGTGTGGTTGAAGATGCCAGGCAGTTGGTTGTGTAGGCGGCTTACTTGGTTTGGGTTTGTTTGTTGGTGTGACTTGACTTTCATTAAAAGTGCTATGGTTTCTGTGGGAACTTGATACAGATTGCCCATGATATCTGTACTTATTTTGGTCTATGGAATCGAACCTTGAGGGccgaagaaaagggaggtCAGAAGATTAAATCGTTCCATAACATTCGCCAATTTCCTCTAATGTTACAAAGTGAACCGTTAGAAGCCATAACTCgcgtaaaaaaaaaagcttatCCTTCCATGCTCCTGAAACCACCACAGTGCTGTAAATAAATAAACGAAAGGAAATGTTGtgcagaaaaagaataacaatTTAGCCCGTCATGCAATATCACCATGTTTTAGAAGCAGTCAAGGTGTACACTTAAGCCCCTTTAGACCAGACGTGAAGTAGCAGTACCAGGGTTTGGGTTTGCCACACCCTTAGATTTTTCGACATATTCATTGCTGGCAGTCATATATCTGGTAGCAAAGTACTGGCTAGAGTGTTTGCTCAACCAGAGAGTGAACTTGGAAAGCTCCTCGCGGAGTCTGTTAGTAGATTGGAGATCCATGTTGGTCTGCGCGATTAGCTCAGGCATAGTGGCTAGAGATAATCAGTGGCAGTCTTCAAAATATCATAGAGAAGATCATACCGAAAAGACGAGTTAAGTGCTCGGCACCATAGATATCCAAGGGACCTTTGTCGGCGAAGTCTCCCGATCCCGACTCCCACTTCTTGCGGAGGTTTCGGTACTGTTCGCGTTCAAAACTGTAAAGGAGAATTTTATCAAGGGCTTTGTCAAAATACTCCTTGATTCCCATGATAACTTCCTCAAGAACATCCAGATCAGCCGAGCTTGTACGCTTGGGCTTCTCTGCCTCTGAATAGTCTTCTAGGATTTGATTAACCGAGCGCTTAGCCGGCAAAGCCACGACTTGCTGGTTCTTTGTCACGTTCTCCCAGTCATCGACCAGAAGTGACTTCAAATTGTCGGGCATAACAATCCTCACAGATGGCCGTACATAAAAGCTATCCTCCTGGGAGCAATTTTTGTCAGTACAATTGGGTCGAGGAGCTACGATTCCCAACACAAGTGTCAGGCCTCATCATCGGCAGCATGGCCAGATCATGGCCATTGACAGATttttgaagatgaagagtAAATGTAGCAAGCTCACCTTTTCGATATCGTTATCCCTGGCTCTCTTGGTTCCGCGGCCAGGAACGGACATCTGGCGTTCCTCGCTTCCCCGGGCGGAGCTACGATCGGAacctccccttttctttgcgGAGGCTTTGGTGCTCTTCTGACGGAACGCAGCCTCGGCCTCACGGCGAAGAGTAGTTGCAAgttctctgttttcttcgGTAAATTTACGAAGACGATCTTGCGGGACCCAGTCATCCCAGCTAAATGTGGCAGAAAGCCAGGTCAGCCAAATCCACGTACACCCGCCAATGCAGATGAAAGATGTTTTATCCTCAACACCCATAGTGTCCAGAGGAGCCTCGTAGCTAGTGGAAGAGCAAGGGGCAGATACAATCTTGCTCTTGTAGGAATGAAAGATCGACGGAACACGGGAAACGCAAAACACCAAGGCTATACGTACGTGTTTTTCCAGCCCTTATAGTGTACTAGGTACTCATACGGGCTCTTGCGGTCGTCGGGATCGACGTGTCTGACGTCGAGAATCTTTGCCTCGTATAAGATCTCATGGTGGAAACAGAGCACTCGCTCGTCTTTCTGATAAGTGGTTTGGCCAGCTGGTGCCATTTTAAAGAGGACGAAGGCGCAAGACCCAAGTAGCTTTTTGTCTTGAAAAAGGTGGGGTGCAAAGAAGGATGGAGAAGTTGGGCACCAGCCACGGGATTTGGTTTAGAAGGTAGAGGCAGAAACAACCCTGAAGTGGTTGATGTTCCCAATACTCGCTGTTCCTCTTAAAGACCACGTGCCATGCAATCAATCGATGGCcgggagagagaaaatttCAGTGCAATGGGATTTGAAGATGCAAGTATCCGGTCTGACGGAGACTGACCCTAATTGCACAACTAATGACTGTCAGACAGTCCGTTATACAATTGGAACTCTGCTGACAAGAACCCTGGCTTCTCGAAGCACTGATATTTTTGAGACAAGTGCCCGAGGGATTGGGAATCAGGTGAAGATAACAAGCGTCAAAGGCTACAATACAGAGCAACACTGACCTCCGAGCAATGAGGGTATCtgaatggaaaggatgaggtggaggaagcgGAAGGAAATCTGGAGTATGACTTGTGTTGCGCGTGTTCAGGGAAAAGACCCGAAAAGGTAAGAAAGCGGAAGTGGAACTTAACGCGTGCTGAAAAAGGGCTAATTTATCGGAGAAAGGAACGTCTTCATCTTAACCCATTCCCCCAACGTtcaccaccaacaccccttgttttcttgattctaccattcttctttctcgaGTCTACAGCAGTACTCTCTACTGTATTAGACGGCGCGGCTTGCagattctttttctcttctgttACACCCCGTCATCAGTTGCTTCCGCAAAGACTGGTCCGATTGGTCCAAGACAATCTTGACCTTGAATACCACACTAGCCAAGAATCGTCATACACCAGAGATCCTAAGAGTTCCctaagaagagaaaggggaagagagactTGGTTCTCTCTGATTCTTCACTTATAACTGTATATCCCGGTAGCAATTCGCGATCATGGCTCCATCAGAAGCATCCATTCTAAGCAATTTCCTTCTATCTCCGGCTTCTTTGCCCACAATTATCTCCCTGCGACAATTCACGGAACTCTTTCCAAAGCGCTTGCGCTCTCATCCACATATTAGAGCGCTTTATCGGGAGCTTCAGCAACTCCGAGAGCAAGACATGGATTTAGTCAATGGAAACATTGACCAAGAACTCCATCAAGGAGAGAGCCAAAAGGCAGAACTTCGCAAATCCATCCTAAACACCGGTGTGGATGGTATGAGTGCCAAT contains the following coding sequences:
- a CDS encoding uncharacterized protein (domain of unknown function-domain containing protein) yields the protein MESPLTQQTRPETFKPKVVQLYENLFQTSDYNEPSEGFWREFFLLPPDRSQLSSILDQLSPDETLNLQVQTQQLFIRAIREAASGASPVDSYALETLMVFLACVLKKKYTNPSSDVITVLAGLDHVDQVISNFVAVLDGIIRNGSSFDLRIKAIKTAIAMTSGAYKTSLVSYFTHRDLFPSLMKFVQESETPIQVFDPFLLLGLLANYNKFEFQNPYQLRLDDFVNETSIQKIVKGVGVSCAAVRNGYVAVQDDAPEGWTLFSTLVYFGLGALSPSKKDKASPPNAEEAKEMFATLPAQQAAILLATYDFTNANKLFGHNLISQAPEKDNEESPFASFLSLTSYLLHHAYRSPRIAHYAELNLFTLRILAEDSTLCKHLCGEENKRKIRLCRQRQPYLPVVTGDRVLATVIFDIIIDTISHNLRRRLDVNIYSHSIAILLRLLTYLSMNKIRLAYHWSELWRNLLSLMRFLTTYVSDLSSNPNITTLTTTLVDLVAFCVSAGDTFLPDPSSYDDLFYKLVETGPIITKYRDVYSLKQSSSKPTDPNPSKDVHVAAVDTLISVSTHFYTLLFNPEQTDAKPDADGQGVAPIPAHRKKNLGPREVHRIIKQGYDTLSIQPPEGLSAWTRWRETDAKTELKQAARCVVEDARQLVV
- a CDS encoding histone acetylase complex subunit MRG15-2; the protein is MAPAGQTTYQKDERVLCFHHEILYEAKILDVRHVDPDDRKSPYEYLVHYKGWKNTYEAPLDTMGVEDKTSFICIGGCTWIWLTWLSATFSWDDWVPQDRLRKFTEENRELATTLRREAEAAFRQKSTKASAKKRGGSDRSSARGSEERQMSVPGRGTKRARDNDIEKEDSFYVRPSVRIVMPDNLKSLLVDDWENVTKNQQVVALPAKRSVNQILEDYSEAEKPKRTSSADLDVLEEVIMGIKEYFDKALDKILLYSFEREQYRNLRKKWESGSGDFADKGPLDIYGAEHLTRLFATMPELIAQTNMDLQSTNRLREELSKFTLWLSKHSSQYFATRYMTASNEYVEKSKGVANPNPGTATSRLV